Below is a genomic region from Diabrotica undecimpunctata isolate CICGRU chromosome 7, icDiaUnde3, whole genome shotgun sequence.
TCTTGTAGATTCGTATCTTAGTTCTTTAATGTAAGTCTCTTGATTTAAATATCGGGCTAATAGCAAAGTATGCCGTATTAACTAGGATGATTTTTCTGTTAAGCTCTGCACCGTGAATGTTTTCCTTTGTAACCTTAACTCCTAAATAGATAAAGATATCTACTTTTCTAAGTTGTCAACTGTCGTGTTGTTCTCTACGATCCACTTTGTACAAGGATTTTAGTTGTTTTTTGTTTATTGACAAACCTATTGTTCTAGTAAGTGATTTAAGTTCCATATACGTTTTTTCACGTGTTACTTTGGTTCTCACCAAACACGTGACATTTTTGTTACCGGATATGCTGCTAGTTGGACAGATTTATTAACAAGTACGTTTTGTAATATGTATTTTTCCTACCTTCTGATTCTTTCCATATTACGTATTTTAgggctatatttatatatacatagaaACGTATATACAAATAGAAACGTCAAGCATTGTAGCCAAAGACGTGATTATAAATATTTGGGATAAAAGCAATATTTAACTTGAGTATGCCATtaaaaaatagtttcagaacctcATAGAAAAAGCTATGAAATCAGAATATTTTTACACATGCTATTGCAAAAAATTGTCCCAAACTATGAGGCCCTCCTCTACTTATATTATACTACAAAATTGGGAACAGcaaaaattatttgtaataaaaaatatataatgcattcttttatgaataaaattttattagtaaacACTCATCATTTAATACagcgtatttattaatttttaacgtTGTCGTGTATCCATTGCAAATAATGTTCCACTTTGGTGAAGACACTGGGTACCTCGGTATTACACTTAGATGGTCCAAAGGATGTAATACCTTCTAACAACCAGTTATTTTCAGGTTTCCTCAATCTAACTAGTGCACCACCCGAAGAGcctaaaagcaaaaaaaaatgtcttttataaaattatttttacattttcttctagttccataACCATTaccgatcgttggatatcatgttggttACCATGTTCGCTATcctgactttattgacagcagctccaAATAATGATGTAGTCTATTTTCCTTACCATtatcttagatttttcagccatgatgttcttcttctaccaggatcATGTTTACATTGGAGCTTTCCCTAAATAATCAGATGCAAAAGTTCATATGTCTCAGGGTAtctcataatgttaccaaagtaTTTCAGCTTGCGTATCATTATTATATTGACCACTTGGTTTTTGGTTCAGCCGTGTAAGGAcatcctcatttctaactctgtcgacccagcttactTTTAGTTGTCATTTATATGCTTACATCGTAAAGCATATAAGCATAGCTTCACTTAGAGTCCACGCTTCTACTCTGTACAATAGCACTGAAAATATATAGCAATATGTCATTCTAATGCGAAGGTCAATATTAAGATCGTGGTTGCAAAGTACGTTCCTCATTTTTACAAAAGctgctcgggcttgttctatttgGATTTTAATTTGTACGGTTGAATCCCAGCTTTAATTGATATACCGCCGAGATATCTACATGAGTTTTTTCACTTGTCTCCAGTATTACCTCTCCTACTTTTATACCGTTTTActgtatataattttatttaataactattATATATAGTTTTCTTAAGTTGagtttaatccatactgatcgcaggtttgtttcgttttgttcattagattttgaagaaCTAaggtatcatcggcatatctaatattgttcaTCGTttcattcacaataataccttcttTTGTCTCCATTAACACTTCCTTggatatttcctctgaatataggttagAGAGTAAAGGTGACAGTGTagagccttgtctcactcctctttttttagatttatttcatCTGAGAGTTTTTGTTCAACTTTTATTTTTGCCACTTGATACCAGTATAGATATCTAATTATTCGTAAATCTTTATCGTCTGTCGAGCTGCTTTCATTATTTCCAGCATTTTGTGATGTAGAACCTTGttaaaagccttttcaaaatcgattgcgCAGATGTATACATTTTGGTATATATCTTAGCATCTCTGTATAAATTAGAAACAAATTTAGCTTATTTTAAGATAGCTCTTAAATTATTAGCTTTAACATGCACAGAGTGCAATTAATATAGACAGAGTTAAGAATGAAAAAGTCTtgcaaaaacttttattaaaagaAGCAGCACTGAATAATGAAATAAAGGTAATAAAACTACAATACTTTGGTCACGTGATAGGAGAAACAAAATTTAAGCTTCTGTAAAATAACATGCAGGGAcagattttaagaaaaagtaGCGTAGGAATGCGACGAATATCATGGCTGCTCAATCTCAAAGAGTAATTTAATTGCTCGTCCACCAGCGTTTTAGAGCAGCAGTGCCTTATAAGTAAGAAGACGGAACCTTAAGAAAAAACAATTACTGTTGCAAACAATTGCATTTTGAGAAAATGCTGTATTTCAACAAACGGGTTAGGAGTGCTACAAGTAGAACTCAGTTCTCTATTTTTATGTCTTAGAAGACATAATGTATCTCGTAACAATTGGGTGCATGACGTACAACGGGTATGCATCATGTAGTATACAAAATAAAAGCTTAAATAGATTTTCTAAAGGGAGAAAGTCTAATAGAAAAATTATACAGATACCAAAAGGCCTAAAGATGGCAAACCCGTCATTTTCATATCCCGTTAAAAACTGGTATTCTGTACTGaagatttaaaatattcataGTTTTTTCACGAAAGAACAAAAGAAAGGCTTAAAGTTGCCACCTGACATAAAAAACGACTAGACCAAAATTCTTATAAATATCAAATAGAAAATCACATTAACAAAGTATACATATGTAAAGAAAGGATAATAACAACAAGGTCTAATTAACTGATTGACAGAGGTCACTCAAATATCAAAGGCGTATAAGCACCAGAGCAGAGAGCAAAAGAAAAACCCACCATGTAAAAACATTTCAACAAACCCTAATTCAAAGTAGCAGTAGTAAAAACAACGGATGAAAAAAAGATTTTACTTTTAATGATAAGCTAAAGGATTCTGTACCGGTCTCCTCTAAGAACATATCTAAGGcacgaaatttttattttaatagttttcaaTAACACATAAATGGCGTATACTCTATTTAACACAGCTTTGTTGGTCTGCCTCGCTGTCAAGGCTATTCAGAGCATTATTCTATGCATCCACATCTTAAACGCCTCTAGGTGATTGATTGTATTAGACTTGGGAGTCTAGGTCTCGATGCCATGTAACCACACTGCCAAATTTATCATCTGATTCTTCTTTGACGTAATTTTAATCTGTAATGTTGCATCACAGATATTTAAAGTGAGTAGCTCTCTCAATCTTTTGTTGATTTATCTGTGTAATCATAAATTTTGTTTGAAAAGCATTCATTTTTAGAGACGCATTTCTCTTCATGTTGTGTTTTCGCAATCCAACAACGTTTAAAGATCATGGAGACTATCGCATAATAGAACATTATGTGAAGAATTGTGTGAGTAGTTATAGGCAACCAATTATACATAGGTCTAAATAAAGTGGTGTAAAATAAGGATTCTGATAAAAAGCCCTTTATGTtttgcaacatttggtacctggaaaatgcaaAATAGACATTGTGGGAAGTTGTATTCTTGAAACTTTATTGTTGATGGGTGAATTAGGAAATAATGTTGTTTAAAGTGCTATtaagtaaatacaataaaatagacTACTGTCTGACGCCTCTTTGAATATAGTATTCGTCAGTTAATCTCCCATCGACTAGTATGACTGCTTCCTACTTTCAAGACAAGTTTTCTATGATACGTAGGTATTTTCATCAATGCCTTTGGTTCTTAATATGTTCAAAAGCTTTCCATGCTTTCCATGCTTTCTTAATATGTTCAAAAGCTTTCCATGCTTTTTATCGAAATTCTTGTTATAAACGATGAATGCCAATCAAAAAGCTTACGAGAACGTACCACAACAAAAACTGGCAagctttaaaaaacaaacaactaCGTAACTTTAGTCAAAGCAGTACAAGAACTCTACAAAACCAACACGAGCAAAATATAGATAGTTCAAGAGATATCCAATGGGTTTGTGGTAGACAACGAACTCATATAAGGATGCTGCCTGTTCCCGactttgtttaagatctacttTAAGATCGACTAAGCAAGCGCTGAAGACGTATCAAAGGAAATGTAGTGCTATGGAAATCCCTTTAAACGAGCTCATAGTGTACACACTATTTTTTGGAGACGACCAAATATGCTTGGTTCAGGACTATGAAGATCTAGAATGTATAACACGCAAACTTATTCAGGAATATCAGAAATGAGGCTTAAAAGTAATAGGTGGCATAATAAATAGAACACTACATCATAAACCAAGAACATGTataaaaattaagttttataaaactataaatataaaCTTTTCTTGCTCGCAAATCAATCGATGACGCGATTTAAATGTGTTTATTTTCTGTtagtaaaaataacaaaaattcctatctaaaaaataacaataatttaaaCATATTACTTAAACCTATAATTACTTACTTGCACAATTGCCATCGGGATAATCTCCTGCACATAAATGTGAACCAGATAAGTTGACATGCAAATTGTTCGAATAATATTCAAAACACTTTTGTTGGTCGCTAATGGTAAGCTCCGCTTTCAGTTTATCAATGCTGTTCCTAGACCATCCTACTTCAAATGCTTTCTCTCCAGGTTTTCCTAATTCGTTAGGTTTTGGTAAGCAAACTGGTGAAATGTTGTCTAAAACATATAATTATTAAGATGAGATTATTGGTTAAGCTTCACAAACTAATCGATATAGACTTTAACTGTAAATGGTCGGATTTGGATAATCAAATGAATTTTTCACTGATGGTCACAAAGTCACAAGATGAAAACAGAAAAGAATGTCCAGAAGAGGCTGGTCTAGATATAGATAccaaagacataaaaaaattgaacTAATTAAAAATTTCTGGTTGGTGAGTGATAGTAATAAAGACTTCTTAAAATTCATATTAATATTACACAGTACTTACCATTGAATTTAACATCTTCTTTTAACCGAATTAAACCGATGTCATCATGGGTAACGTGATTTTCGTTTCCATAGGCTGGGTGTAAAATTACGTTCTCGATATCAACATCGACGTAACTGTTACTGACACAATCTTCCTCACCGGGTAAGCAGTTATGATCTCCTAGGCGAATCTTATCtctataacaaaatattaaagtgattaaaaatatctattgtataaACTGTTATATTATACTAAACTACACTATTATACTAAATTTTTTCCAGAAATTAAGTTTCTTTCTAAAAGTTTAGAATAGGATGGATGGAAACTTTAAAGGTGCAGTAAAAAATTTCTTTATGGTGTTGGCATCATCTAGTAGGATATGCTTGTATTTAAAAACTACACAGGAACAAATGTATACTGGCTATAATACTGGCTTATAGTATAACACATCTTGCACATCCAATCATCTTATTATATGGTATGTGTACATCGGCAGGGGATAGATCTACTTCAGAATTAGCACACCTGCCCACGCGAGCTCATGGATTTCCCTAGCTTCCCATCCCCGGGGAAACCAAATCCAAACCCAAGGCATTCCCATCCCCACCATTTTCTCCTCCTACTTTTAAACCAAATCGCCAACACGCACTAGCCAAGCGTGGCGTTTTAATGGCTTAAAACCCCAAAAGTCATTTTCCATGAAAGACGAAACTACTGAACGGCCCTCAGTTTTCGGTGGCTCCAATACCCCCAACCAAGGTAGCAATTGAAACAGGTTTGAAAATAAagtgctaagaatccccggaaAAAAACTACTAAGAGCGAAAAATGCAAATTACTTTATACAATGTTAGAACTCATATCAGACCATAAGATGATGGAACTGAAGGAAAAGctgaaaaacataaaatgggaCAGTGAAATAAGACGAAAAAGAGAAGCCCAAATTATTCTTAAATCAGGACACATATTTCATTTTAGAGGTGAAGAAGACACTTCAAATGGTGGAGTAGGATTCATTATACATAGAAAACACACACCaaatatagttgaaattatcagCATAGGCGCCAGGATTGTATAGATCATcttcaaactaaatgcaagatgtaaccttaaggtaatccagacatatggtccaacgactacccactcggatgaagaaattgaaaaattttctgagGACTTAGAAACAGCGTTACATGCCAAATCAGCATATTACataataattatgggcgactttaatgcaaaaatggAGTTTAATCAAGATAATGCAGATGATAGCAATAGATAAGTATGGCCATAGCGAGAGAAATGTACGAGGACAAAGATTGCTGAACTTCTTACACAAGAAAAATTTATTCATGATGAactcttttttcgataaaaagaCTCAGCGTAAATGAACATGTAGCAGCCCAAATGGCAGtatcaaaaatgaaataaattatatcataacaaacaaaaaagaaataatcaaagacatcaaagtactcaacaaattttcaataggaagccACCACAGATTATTTcgagctaagatactattaaatgtcaaatttaaaagaaaaaagatgatcctaaaaacaagaaaaaagaaatggacTCCCCCAAAAAACAACTACttgtatgaagatacactaaccagacatacACAAGACTTGCCACACGAAATAGAAGATGTAAAgcaagcaaatgatggcataatAAATGCTCTAATAgaaacggaaataccaaagagcCAATAgctaaaagaagacagctgacggaaaaatacggctccaactacacaacaatgaagaaattaaaaaaagatatccaccggtcaatccgaaaagacgtaagaAAAAACAACAAGTTTTGAGGCGAAATGCGAACAATCTTTTTCTTAACGTGCCTCATCcataaggacattggcgatcatcatggtccatctgcagccgttctgaaaagttctttTGACGTGTTTTCCTACTCCATTGTCTCATATTCATCAGCCAGGACGTGAGTCTTTTCTCTGGTTcacttttgccttccaccttcccttgtatgaccagccgcatcaattcttATTTCTCGTTTCTTATTATGTGACCAAGGTAgttcattttttcttttctttatagtgttgagtatttctttatctattttcattcttcgtagcgtttcctCATCTGTTATGTGTCGTGTCCAACATATTtttcacattcttcgataacaccacatttcaaagttaataagtttttgtccaggcctcaactccatacaacaggacagggaacacgtagcatctcaatactgtagttctaatttcgatgttgagttttccattgcataatattgctttcatcttattaaaattacttctagctatctcaatacgccgttttatttccgtatACTTTTTTAACATCAACTCATTTTTATCGatttaaaaatgtcctaaaatacagggtgttacatttaaaaaaagagccaatgacgtcatcactgtaatgtgtatcacattgtataatgaaattttattgtaaaatgcagaacattaaatttaaaaatcggcgtgttttatatttttttaaaaaggctttttatttaggaaatatcgaatttattccatactttacggacacactgtataacaCTAGTTAAAATTTTAGTGTATACCATCGCTATGTTAAACTAATCGTATACTTTAcatagtaagtttttttttgagtttttagtaGATGtaaatgttttatataaatattgagAAAGTGTTAGTACGGTACGATTATATGCCATATTAAACTCACACATTTCCTTGACGTTGTAACGTTTTGTCTTCTATACACAAGCCAGCAGTCAGGATATACCTTTGGTTGATCAAAACTCCATCACATAAAAATTTACcgggatgtttgctgaatgaaaCTCTGGCTGTCCAGGGAAATTCCTTATTTCCAACAAGTGAAGATGAAACACCTTCCACCTTAAATCAGAAAAGGGTTTTTAAAATAGCTTGAAAAATTAAACTGtattaaacactttaaaaaaattaGTCTTTAACCTTAGATAATGACATTTAAAATGCTAATAGGTATTAAATTAGACATTATTAATATATAAGCACAATATTATGGTACCAATATAActaggtagcgactaaaattgaATAGCAATTTTGAACACCAGCTCCATTTTTTTATCTTACAAGTATATTCGACATCACATAAATATAGCTGCGGCATAAATAAAATTTcgtaattaataattaattagattatttattttaataaaaagattGTACATTTTACTTCTTTAGAACGGTAAGAATATGTGAATATTATACAACTAGTAATTTTTGTGATGccatgtattttctacccttttatattgAGTCGAAGCCGGAAATATTAATTTTCCTATATCTATAGTAATACAAACGTAGTCCTTCTACTTTAGAATTATTAAATGCTACGTTTGGTCAGTTCTTCTGTATGAAGTTAAAGCctggacattaaaattaaataacatgAGAAGagtagaagcctttgaaatgtggctttgtcgcagaatgctcagaatatcatggatacAACACATTACGAATCAAAGAGTAATCAATACCATAAATAGAGAGTTAGAACTTATAACTACGATAACCTGCTACAATTAATAATTGAAGGGAAAATATAAGCCGAAGCGGAGTAGGCAGAAGAGCCATATCATGGCTTCGCAATATCAGAACTTGGATGGGCAGGAATCAACAATTACTAAGGGTGGCACAGAATAGAAAACATTTTGATGTAGTGATCACAAACCTCCAGAAATGGACAAGTGTGAAAAATTCTTTGGTTTCAGAATAACTATCACAcgatttaatttattgtttttgttgttattgttttTACAAATGAAAATCTGTTGAAATAAGCATCTGAATAATTTTATTCCGATCAAGAACAATATGTTGTCTCTGATGATGAAATGTGTGTTCCACAGCCAAACCATTCTAATGTAGGAAAGTCAGTTATCAAAAAAGAGGTTATTACAGAGCAGACAAAAGAATAAGATCTAGAGAATAATTTGTAATCTTCTTTCTCAATGTTCACTTTTATATCTTAGAAATTTATCTAAACTTATCTGTCTATCTTTATAactatataaatagttatttTATAACTATTTCTAGAACAAAAGGTAATAATTACCCAAAAGAAATTAGACACATTATTTGTGAAAAACTAAAACTTAGAAGCAGATGGAAAGAGACTAAAGCCCTACTAGGTAAAACAGCCTATTCAGAACAGAAAAGGCCCATTCTATAAAATTCACTAATGAGAAATCCATATAGGACCAGGGCTCGAAACAATAttctaaaagcaaaaatatttgCAGAACATTTGCAGGCGACTTTCCAACCAAATGATGAAGATCTTGAAGACTGGACTGAACCAGAACCAGAAAATGAAGTGTTTgacaatatttaaataaacacaAATCCAAAGAAAGCACCTGGCTTTGACCTTATCACTggagaattactaaaacaattaCCAAAAACTTACTATAATAAATACTAAAACTTATCAATGCATTAATATTATCAATGCATCCTTTTGGTTGAAGTATGTACCCAAGATGTGAAaagtcttccttttcttcttcttcgtcttgttcttcttcctcttctttttatatagacatgactctgtctgtttttcaatgtgcctccggtaagttgtcgttccatcgttttcggggtcttcctactaatcgtcttcctattggggaatcgcctcttgccgtctttactactctatttgttgtcattcggcttttataatcgttccattctactcgtCTATTTCTTACCATCAGttcttgatgttttccaccttgcatctacgtcgtatatctgtacttctagctctgtcccatagtgtcttaccatcaatttttctaagtgttttcatctctgccgtttctaacatcctttttgtcctctctgtgtcagatcttgtttttgccaagtatgtcattattggtctgatgacttttttgtaaattctgctttcgtttctttcccgatatttttatttctccatattatttcattcaggcagcctgcggctctgtttgctctactcacttgattttccacttccgtttcgagctttccgtagctagataatgtgatgcctagatatttaaactcatcacgtgttctattatatgaccttccagctccaatttacatcttagtaaatttgctgttgtaaccatgcatttggtcttttttggggaaattaacatgttaaattttctggcggttatattaaattggtgcagcatacgttgtaaatcatattCACTTGTAGAgagtaatattgcgtcgtctgcatagcagattattttacgttgtttttctcccatttgctatccttttttagttcttactttttttattacttcaTCCATAATTAGATtcaacaatagaggactcagggaatctccctgtcctATCCCATTGCCAtctttaatagggtcggttagtttttcttctagttttactTTTCATGTATTGTTTTGGtcgatattttcgatcgttttgattatttctagaggtatctctcttgcgtacaataagtggataacgtcttttaatttgacccggtcaaatgcctttttaaggtccacgaaacatagatataccggtttgttgtattctaatgatttctcttgcacttgcctcattataaatatagcgtcggtgcatgatcttcccaacCTAAAACCTGGTTGTTCTTCTGCTAATATTATAATTTCATGCAGTTGATTTGTTATAACTTTGGttgataattttaatgttgtgtttaataaattaattcctctgtaattttccggatccgatttgtctctctttttaaagagaggtattaggattcttgatctccattcttgaggaattctgttttgttctattatctttttattattatcttccctctgacttgatctactacttgatgtaattggtcataaaacgctTCCGTTGTTGTTTAAAGCTTattattttctgggccgtatactccaatgatgttcaggtcttccttctccattcttatccTTGCTGTTACTATTCTGTCTGATATATATTGATACTTTTTGATGTCATTTTGGCACCTTGGATGTATTAGTAAGGCTACTccttctttggccctgttttcttttgctactccactgtagattagtatatattcacctaattttgattaaccttttccttttttttttgttttctgtagagGAAAAGTGCTCTTTCAGCACTTCTGATCAATAAATCAGAAAAATCACCACAAGAAGTTTCAAGGAAACTTTCTTTCATGTCACTGTATAAGAACTGTATAAGAAATTGCTGCTTAATAGGTTAAAACCAAGTAAAGAAGATAAGAATTTGATCCTTACCCATCAATTTAAGGGGAAGTCATTCGACAATTGACCAAGATCATCCACTTATTGATCATAGAAAAATCTTGAAAAGAAAGACACGTTTATTCCACTGTATTATTGAATGTGGCACAAGCTTTTGACAAAGTTTGGCATAAGGTACTATTTCACAAAATAGAAGTGTTACTACCtcagcaatatttttaaatttttaagtcTAATTTGACAGACATGTAATTTAGAATAAAACAAGAGAAGTCTTACTCTGATCTAAAAGCAATTAAGGCGGGTACCTCAGTACCTCAAAGTAATGTCATTGGACCAGTGCTGTATTTATTGTACACTAGCGATATCTCTGATCTTTAAAATTATACAATGGCTACCTTTGCCGATGACACAGTAGTTATGGCAGTGGTAGATAACCATGAAGAAGTTATTGTATTGACGTGTATTAATCAAATTATCACCTGGACTAAAAAAATAGCGTGTAAAGTTAAATATTAACAAATCCATTTATATCAACTTCACAAACAAACAAGATACTTATATCACTCTTAGAATATGCAATTCTATGTTTCCATGTGCGAACACAGAAAAATATTACTGGACTTTGGACCTATGGCATACAACTTTGGAGATGTGCCAGTAAAAGCAACATTAAAGTTATACAGCGATTCCAAAATAAAAGGGGTTTAATTATTATTTAGAAAATGGATTTTACCTGTTTTGCTTTCAAGGTAACTTTTTTAGGAATTAATTTTTTGACAGTAAATAAAGAGTTGGCCTACCTATACAATGGCCTATATGAGGAACTAGTTCAGCTCAATATCTCATTTTTGGCAAAATGTGCAAAAAAAGGCTTTAGCAGGTTTTGCTTTTAAGCAGGTCGATTAATAAAAGATCTATTTGAAACACGGGTCTGAATAATTATTATCAATCAGGAATATAATACTAAACCCGTAAAAGTATTGTTTTTATGTCAAAGTAACCAAACAAAACAAgttatttgtattttaaaaacgattttggAGCTGGaaatctaaaatttaaatataaaaaggataACTAAATATCCTCATAATTTATTATAATCGAGAGGATTAGCTTGTGATTGATAATGGCTTTATAACAAATCAATAATGTACTTACCGAACGGCCACATTCAACATCAGGAATTAGTGGATTACTGACCAATTCACTTTGCActgcaataaaaatattatttcaaataaaaacgtgaacggaataaaacaaaataaattaattatttacaaaACTAAAGAGCAAGCGTATATATAATAAGAATTTAAACTCGTGTATAAGTATTAATATCacgagaaaattatgtgatttgTGTAAAACTGGGACTATTTTAAATCACATAGTCTTCGTGACTATGTGATTATGTGTTATAATAAAAACTTTATCGTATCATTGACTTCTTGTtactaaaataatatattttccatcAAGGACTCATCTAGTATAGTTACGAGACTCATCAAGTAGGCGATATCTGCAGAAAACCTTAACGAAAAATAATTCTGTTGAATTGAGATGAGATAAGCAGCGTTTAATAAAGAtcgaaa
It encodes:
- the LOC140446033 gene encoding CLIP domain-containing serine protease B4-like codes for the protein MNQRNFSIILTLFLCTFVGNTLQSELVSNPLIPDVECGRSVEGVSSSLVGNKEFPWTARVSFSKHPGKFLCDGVLINQRYILTAGLCIEDKTLQRQGNVDKIRLGDHNCLPGEEDCVSNSYVDVDIENVILHPAYGNENHVTHDDIGLIRLKEDVKFNDNISPVCLPKPNELGKPGEKAFEVGWSRNSIDKLKAELTISDQQKCFEYYSNNLHVNLSGSHLCAGDYPDGNCASSSGGALVRLRKPENNWLLEGITSFGPSKCNTEVPSVFTKVEHYLQWIHDNVKN